In Euphorbia lathyris chromosome 9, ddEupLath1.1, whole genome shotgun sequence, the following are encoded in one genomic region:
- the LOC136205984 gene encoding inactive leucine-rich repeat receptor-like protein kinase CORYNE: protein MDRTRRRYSSHFNGEIILLILLLSFTLIQSQKNMNRITRHLSTKSPSPPNSSQFKKILLSITLGLLTGLTGAILFAYIVHILFNYINKTPILKGPVIFSPKISPKTLQLALSRENQLLGSSSNGSYYKTVLDNGLTCAVKRLEPFETENKSVKRKIQMELERLASLRHRNLMSLRAYVRESDRFCLVYDCVSNGSLEDAMNRVRENQLQLGWEVRLRIAVGVVKGLRFLHFECFPQILHCNLKPTNVILDGEFEPKLGDSGLVNLLPNLDRSSSGYSAPECFQDCRYTDKSDIFSFGMILGVLLTGRDPTDPFFGETAEGGSLGRWLRHLQQAGEAREALDKSILGEEVEEDEMLMAVRIAVVCLSDLPEDRPSSDELVLMLSQLHSF, encoded by the exons ATGgatagaacaagaagaagataCAGTTCCCATTTTAATGGAGAAATTATACTTCTGATTCTTCTATTAAGTTTCACCCTCATCCAATCCCAAAAAAACATGAACAGAATAACCAGACATCTCTCTACAAAATCTCCATCTCCCCCAAATTCATCCCAATTTAAAAAAATCCTCCTCAGCATCACATTAGGGCTTCTAACCGGATTAACAGGAGCAATTCTCTTTGCATACATAGTCCATATCTTATTCAATTACATAAACAAAACCCCAATTCTCAAAGGCCCTGTAATTTTCTCCCCAAAAATTTCCCCCAAAACCCTCCAATTAGCCCTATCAAGAGAAAACCAGCTCCTGGGATCAAGCTCAAACGGGAGCTACTACAAAACAGTGCTGGACAATGGTCTAACCTGTGCTGTAAAACGGCTCGAACCATTCGAAACGGAGAACAAATCAGTGAAGAGAAAGATTCAGATGGAATTAGAAAGGTTAGCCAGTTTAAGACACAGGAATTTGATGAGTTTAAGAGCTTATGTTAGGGAATCTGATAGATTCTGTCTAGTTTATGATTGTGTTTCAAATGGAAGCCTTGAAGATGCCATGAATAGGGTTAGGGAAAATCAATTGCAGCTTGGATGGGAAGTGAGATTGAGAATTGCAGTTGGGGTTGTTAAAGGACTTAGATTTCTTCATTTTGAATGTTTTCCTCAGATTTTGCACTGTAATTTGAAGCCTACAAATGTGATTTTGGATGGGGAATTTGAACCTAAATTGGGGGATTCTGGTTTGGTTAATCTTTTGCCTAATTTGGATAGAAGTTCTTCTGGTTATAGTGCTCCTGAGTGTTTCCAAGATTGCAG GTACACAGATAAGAGTGACATCTTCAGCTTTGGTATGATATTGGGTGTTTTACTGACCGGGAGAGACCCTACGGATCCGTTTTTCGGGGAAACAGCGGAAGGAGGTAGTTTAGGGCGTTGGCTACGACATTTGCAGCAAGCAGGGGAGGCGAGGGAAGCGCTAGACAAGAGTATTTTAGGGGAAGAAGTTGAGGAAGATGAGATGTTAATGGCAGTGAGAATTGCTGTTGTATGTTTATCAGATTTGCCTGAAGATAGACCttcaagtgatgaacttgtgcTTATGTTATCTCAATTACACAgcttttaa